Below is a genomic region from Hevea brasiliensis isolate MT/VB/25A 57/8 chromosome 3, ASM3005281v1, whole genome shotgun sequence.
TTGTTGAAGACATCCTCTGATTATGGTTTCTTCGAGTGCATTCGATAGAATTTTTCTGTCTCGAACTGCCCTTGGGTTGTCATGTTGAAAATCGATTTTGTTTTTTGGCAGGTACTTGAAGGCAAAAAGATGCCTGGGCGCATGGGTGGGAATCAGATAACAGTTAAAAATGTATGGGTCTACAAAATACATCCAGCAAGGAATTTGATGTGGGTGAGAGGCCAGGTGTGGTTTCTGTTCCTGTATACAtgcttaaaattttaatggaTCTGAGGAAGCAATCTGTGTAAAATATTGACACCAATTATTAATCTCATCTAACTGCATTTTTGGATGTAATTGAAGTTTTCTTGGTGGTATGTCAAATAGAAATAACAATTCTAATTGTCTAGGAGCCATTGATCAAGGATTTTCAATACAATTATTGCTCctttcctctttctctctctcttttcgttATGCACATCTCGTCTCTCGTTTAACAAGGAGAAACCGAAGATAACAGGGATTCCCCACTAACCATGTTTCCCTGTCTTTATATTTCTCTTCTATTGCAGGTTCCTGGTGCCGAAGGAAACTTTGTCTTTATAAAAGATGCTGTTTACAAGAAACCCGATATTTCATCACTCCCATTCCCTACCTACTTTGCAGCAGAAGATGAAGATACATGAGAACCTATAATTGCTGAACTTGGAGATACAGATCCATTCATGGCTGCAGATAAATTGATTACAATTAATTGCGTTGCAGTCCCGACTTTTTATATTAAATACAGGAGGCATGACACGGTTGTCTTCTGCGCAATATGCTGAGGCTGTCAATCCAGTTATTTTTGTTGGAGGGGCGTATGATTTTGTTCTTTTCATTTAGGTTGAAAGGAATGAACTTGAACAAATTTGAAGATCACAGGAGGAAATGAGATATAATAAGAAGTTCTCCATAACAAATTTTCAACTGCTTATGACTTCATGTACAGCTTCATATTTTTGAACATATGTAttatatttacttttattttaattggtcttttttaatttcattgatatatatatatataaaggaaatCATACATGTGACACAACAAAAGAACTTATTGATCACGAAAATAATGAGAAAAAGGCAACACTTTTAGCATATCACACAAGAATAATTCCAGACATGGAACTGAGAAACTCAAAGCCACCATTTAAGATGTAGGAATGTATTAACAAAGAAATAGAGAGTTAATCAAAGAATAAGCATTCAGCTTCTACTACAAAATCAGAATTGCTAAGCATCAATAACCTAATCTAGGCTAGTCCAAAGTTTCTATTACATATATTCCAAGGTCACTTTAAAGGCTTCAAAAGGCAGAGTATTGCTAATTTTAATTAGGGTCTCACCAAGTTGTGCTTGAAAATGTCACAGAACTTGAAGGTCATTACATCTAAACAAGTAAATCTGCATATGCCTCGAGTCCGTGGCTACCAAGACATTGCTTGAGCTTATATAATGCTCGGCTTTCTAATTGCCGCACCCTTTCCTTAGACAATCCAAACACATTACCAATTTCGGATAGTGATTTTTGTTTGCCATCTTCAATGCCATATCTTAGCCTGATTATCTGCCTTTCCTTTAGGTTGAGAATGTTCAGGAGCCCGCGAACATGTTGTCTCATCAATTGTTTTGCTGCACTCACATCTGGGATCTCAATTTCAGCGTCTGCAGTTATTTCCTGCAAATGTTGCAAATGTCAAAAGATATTAAACAGTCTCTACAAATTATTAAataacttttaatatatattgctAACAACTAGAAAGCATAGTGTTGTATTAATGCTCATTGGTTCTAATAAACAAAATTTGGAATCTTTGATAACATGTGATATTCCAACTGTCATTGTCCTGCAAAGTAATACTCACATAGCATTATCATATGCCAAACACAAGCATGCTCTAGAGCAACTAAAGAGATTTCAGAAGTACAATAGAGCTAATAAAAATGTTCCAAAGGGATTAAATCTCAGGTGAAGACAAAGAGAAGAAGTACTTACCTGGAAAGTAGTATCTTGGTCCGCCCAGACAGTTTGTTGCATTGATAGTGGCATTCTTGCCATAAAAAACAGCCTTTCCAACTTATCAATTGTAATTCCAGTACGTTTTGCTAATTCTTCTTTGGTTGGATTATGATTTCCTTCCTGAATATATGACCTCTTTGCTTCCATTACTTTGCCCAAGATATTATAGACATTCTCCTGCAAACAACATATTAATGGTTCTTATTCAGAAGACAGTAAGTTTTGCTGGATCTAAAAACCTTTTAAAACTACCAATAAAGAATTTGGAGTTTACGGGTCTAGCTAGCATCAATATATTCAACAAGACACCATATTTTTCTCTAACACAAGAATAAATACTTGACCAGATCAAATATCATGGTAATATTGCTTAGCTTCCTGGTTAACAGTGATGAAATTTGAACATTTTCACTCTTCCTGAAATTTGTAAACTTAGCAGCCAAACTAACTAAAACATCAAATAAATAGATAAGGAATGAAAAATAATTCTATTGAATTAACAATTAAGAGAAAGATTTCCATTACCGGTAAACGAATCGTCCTAGAATTCTGAAATATGGCCTTCCTTACAGTCTGCCTTATCCACCAATATGCATAAGTGGCAAATCGGCAGCCAACTTGTGGTTTGAATTTCTCAATGCTTTTCATAAGACCCATGCTTCCTTCCTAGAAGAATAtcaaaaaaatagaaaaagatcATCACAattcatcctcaggcacatttcTCTAACTAATCTCCTCCTTAATTGCGATCACTGATTTTCATTCTTCTGTTCTTCCATTTCTTTATTGAAAAGAGAACTTAAGATTGGATATTGCCAATTCAGTGCCAATAACACCAGTCAAAATAATAATTGCTTCCTTTATGCTATTTAAGTAAACAAAACACTAATGCCTATGGGAAGTAAAGAATTGATAACAAGGCCACTGGGTTTAATAAGTAATAAAATGGTATCCACCAAGATGATTATAGAGATTAAAAGACATGGAAAATACCCCACCTCAAAACAAGATGGGATTTCAAAGAAATTTGAAAAGCATGTAAGATGTTCCAGCAACCAGCACGATTAGATGTTCATAATAATGTTTAGTGAAGGCTCATCTAATAGTGAAGCTAAATATGCTCATCAAATAGGGAAGCTAGATATGCTCATCGAATAAACTGCTACAATAAGTTCTTTAAAAAAGCTTAATTCCtccattccaaatttccattctAACCAGAGCTATGCATTCCACAATATCTAAGAAAGTCAAATCCTACCCTACAATAACTTAGTAAGCAATTTTAAAGCCATTTATTGTCTACTCATGCCTTCCTTTTCTGTCCCTTCTACTAAAGTGCAATCATATCTTACTGACACATCTAAAGGTCTATATTCATATGCCTTTTTTTTAACTTGCAAAGTGCATTACATTACAAGGCTCCATGGGCATTGGCTACAACACATTAAACAAAGAAGGAGGGATTGTCACAAGCCAATGAACCATCTTAAACACCTTCCTATAACTTTTCCCCAATTACTGCCACCTGCCCTTAAATCCAAATGCTTTGTATCGAATAATCCCACCCAACCTTTCACACCAAGCCCCAAAATCTCCATCAAAGTCAACCACACCAAGACCATCACAGAACGATATACATGCTCCATGAACCTTGCTGGTCCTTCCATCTCTGGTGCCATCATAACATCTTACAGTAAAAGCTGCTACAAGCACATCTATATTTTCTACTAACAAAAAATAACATTTACCTGTTTTTGCAGTCATTaattaaaagaaagaaataaatgcacCCCATAAGGTTAAATGGGTTCCAGTTAAACCTGCATTAAGTCCTGAAGGCTGAGACCACGGCCCTGATACTGTTTAGCAATATGAACTACCATCCGTAAATTTGCATTAATCAGCTTTTCTCGGCTGCTGTTACCAGCATGAAGTTGTGACTGCAAGACTGAACAACTAAGTCCAACAACATCAGCCCACTCAACCATGGATGGTTCACGGCCAAATTGAAACTGAAGACTTTTTTTCACCTTCTCCAACCTCATTAAATCCTGTTTCATATTTCCATgtccagcaaaaaaaaaaaagaaaaaagaaaaaaaaaacatgaaaCAAGTACCCCCAGTTTTTCTAATAAAAAGCATTCACAAAACAAGCATCAAACTGCATTTTAAATTAAATGTGATTCGAAGATACACCTGTACTTGAGCAATCAATTCAGACTCCTCTTTAGCAGTCAAAAGTTGTTTTGTTTCAGGACCCCACAAAAATAACCGAAGTGGATCCTTTGGATCAAATCCTTCATTTATCCTTTTTTGTACATCAGCCTTTCTAGCATTATAAGGCTCATGAAACATATCTTTTGCTTTTGGCACCCTCCGATTTTTAGACTGCCTCCCTAAATGACGTGTTGACCTAACAGTTTTCACCTCCCCAATAGAGAAATTAGATGAACACGTGGACCTCAAGCTGCAAAAATGTAGACATCAGTCCTCAAAACAGAAACATAAGGTTAAAAGAAACATGATAGATCAAAAAGAAACTAACCTAGTAGAAACTACATCATCGAGATTAGTGCATTTCTCAGCTAATAATGCTGCTTCTTTTGAAGCAGACAACGCTTTTTTAGCAAGGTCAATCACAATAAATGGTTCAACAGCCAGAAGCTTGTCAGTATTGGCTGTGACAGACTGCATAGTCAATGACCAGGATGGAATTTGCGCTGTTTGTGAAGGAGGTATTCTACATcagaaaaacaaataaaaatgccATTCAGAAACAAGAGTCTCAATCTAAAGAATTGATGCAAacagaaagaaataaaatatatccATCGTACAAATTCCAAAATTTGGGCCAACCAAGTGAGCAATACTTGGATTCCAGCACCAATTGATCCAAAGCACTGTTCCCTTCATGGACTGAGGTCCCAATTTCCATCTGTCTTCTATCCACTGTTGTCTAGTAGGAAGCAGAGACACAGTAAATATTTTACATTACAACTAGGAATTGCCATCCCATTTTTTTTCAGTGTCTACAATGAAATTATTCTAACCTGAGAAATTCTATCTTCCTTGACAATGTTCAGGAGACGCCTAAACTCATCACGCTGCTCTTGCAAAAGAACTGAAGTAGGAAAATTTCGAGCTATAGAAGTGGTTGGAACAGGAGTAACTGCAGGAACTGCTTGTTCATGAAGCATCAAAACAACAAATGAGACAAGAAAGAATTAAAACAAATTATAGAATTATAAAGATTTCATAAATTGCAATGATTCTATATCTTACCAGGAGAAAAGACACAATTCTTGAGGTGGGTTCTTCGAGGAAATGATGGGGTAGAAGAAAGCAAAGTCCTTCCAGCATCCATTTGATAACAAATATAATGTTATGAATGAGTTTATAATCTCACTGAATGTGCTCCAACTAGGTGTTGGTCTTCTGAGATGTTGTCATTGAATTCACACTTCATGTGCTCTTTGGGAAGATGATAGAACAGAGCAAGCTCGCACAGACAATTTTCACTTCTCAGAATGGGCGATACACATCCGCTCACAGTAGAACATAGGATCAGGTTGTGCCGCTTCTTCAACTACCATTATCTGCTCCGCCCTTTTCTTGGGGGCTCTTTACCCCAGCCCATAACAAAACGCTTGGGCCtgaactaaaattttgaaataattcaGAATTCATATACAacgtttgtattttttattttaaattatagatattgagaaattgtttaatttttttatatgtattattTCAAGAAATTATCAAATTGATATCTATTGATTAATTAGTAAATCTATTTACTAATTTCTCATGAATTAATCGAAAATTGGGGATGTTAAGTAATTAACATTTGCAAAAAGGTAATGAATAATTCTGATAGGTTTACATAAAAACTTAAACCTATTTTGCTGAAAATTATgccaaataatatatatatataattcaaaataagatgagaaataaaaaaaaatgcactTAGCTATTAGATATTTTTATATAttcattttaatatataatataatatttttatatattcaatTCAGTCATACACACATATCTCTTACTAtatatatgataaaaaaaaagtaGCGTCCAACATTTATTTTATCCAAATAAAACAAGTAAACTTATTTAACTAAGGTTGTATGACTCATACTAAATTGATCAACTTAATTAACTATTACTTTCGATTAACGTGATAAATATTGAGTCACAACTTCAATAATGGAATTGGCATGAACATTATAGTAAGAGAGAGGAAAATCATCCTTCATTGCTTCATGATTGTGTGCTAAAATCAAGTCATCTTTAAAGATaccccattttctttcaattttatccTTTAAATGTGACACAGTAGTTGTTGGTTTCACTTTCATAACAGTTTCTTTGTTAAAAGACTTCgccaaaatataaaattttggttGTTGGAGAGTCACATCAAGATTAAGTGAAACTAAATCTCGAAAATTATAAGATTCAAGAGAACGATCATCATCCAAAACTTGCCCATTGTAAAAGAGAACTTCCTCCGATCCAACTATGTAATTAGGAAATGATTCATTAATCTTTTGCTTCACTTGAAAAATAGTTGCACTCAAGGGCATAGAGAATTCGCTTAACCCTTGATTAGTAGTAACCTTCACatgtatcatttttttttttttaagtatttttccTTTCAAGTATGAGGGGGTGAAGTATAAACTAATGAACTCTATGTGAAGGAATAAATATGGGAAAGTCATGCTTGAAATGTAATGAAATATATAATAGCATGCTCTCTTCATGAAGGTATAATAAACAACATTTTCATTCCTCATAACATACTAGTTCTGTTGTTGTGAATGTGATATGGAGCAAGTAAGAGGGTAGGGCATGCAATTTTGATTGTGGAACAATCACTTCAATAGCTATAGGTCTAAATGTCTCTATGCATTAATTTCATCAAAGCCTACCTTATATATAGTCCATGTACTACTTTATTATAGATTGAAATATCTTGAAAATAACAATTTAATTATACTTAATAATTTTTTAGAGATGTGatatctcaaatttaaatttcaaccgagatcaattatattaaaaaagaagtttttctaaaatattatagattttattaaatttattatctagattttatttaataattttcaaagaaaaaaaaaactatggaAGACAAGATATACACAATTAAAAAAAAGGgataaaatcaattttttttttattactgcaTTATCGGCTCAATTAAGATATTGATTAATGAAGTATtaaattcttttaattattttacattataattcattttttattaaaatttaataattcatgataaattttattaataataataataatctctaattataaaatttaaaaaaatttcaattaaatatttattaaaaaataagcaTTTTATTATATTTGAAATTCTATAATTTCTGTTATAGCTAAATAAaatgagaaatatatatataaaaaaaggaataaaaggtgacataaatttaacatatatttgaagaaattattaaaaaaaatgttaCAAATTTATAATTGTGGATGAAAAAATTACACTtactaattattaataaattaaactgaAAATGTTAAATTAGAATCAACGAATTTTAGTGGCAAtatagttgtttttttttttttctataagtattatatatataaattaacgaatatttttaatataaagttGATCAAAATCAATAAAGCGTGAATAAACGAGAAACATTGTTTGTGATAACTTTTATTATTCATgataatcaatatttacaaaatttttaggtgaaaatattatgattgaaaaaaaaattgtaacacTCATAGTGCAATGCTAGCTTAATAAAACACAAATCATGAGGTTATTAGTATTCTTTAAACTCAAACGAAATTAGTTAATCCAATTGATGAATTAAAATTCAAATTGATTTGGGTACATAATTAAACAGATAAAAAAGTAAATTAATGTGACCTGATCGATTAGATTAATTTATCGGTTAATTAAAGTAAACTACATTTTGATATATCACTTACATTTAGACATAATCATAGAAgtttgaaataaaatttataggggaatttaaaaaaatatgaattttcataaattttacaaTTACACCTTAAAGTAAAATTTTAACAATTACACCATATACTTTATACATCAAAGCAATTACACCATCCTCGTTACACTTACCTTTACATTTTAACGGGAATGCCACATCAGCATAATTTAATGCCTTCAACAAGCAAAAGAGAACTGAGTTTCTTCCTCCTGGATTCATCTCCACTGAACAGACTCCTTTGCATTTTTTCAGCAGAATGGCGTTTTTATAGGACAAACAAAAAAGAAATAACGAATAAGCTTCTTTTAGGGAGCTTGTTTACTGTTGGATCTAGCTAAAATTTGGTATGCAGCATCTTCACATCTGGTTCTTCATTGTGAACGGtggagatcttgttttgagctctGTTTCTACTGGTTTTGATTACTTGAATAGCTGttgtttttttattgatttttaacaCAGACCAGTTTCATCATTTCCAGCAATCATAAGGTCATATGTGATCCCATTGAGCTGAATTTTGGTGGGCACAGTGGGGACATATTGTTCTTTAATATGAACAGTGGAGATTGGGTTTTGACAACCAGAAGGAGGTCAATTTGGATGGACAGCAGCTGTGCTTTGATCAATTCTCTCCAAAACTTTGTTATCTCttgttaatttatttaaattgtattgagatttttagttgagaattgtttatgtatttataattgttGTTGTGATAAT
It encodes:
- the LOC110646633 gene encoding RNA polymerase sigma factor sigF, chloroplastic isoform X2, coding for MEIGTSVHEGNSALDQLVLESKYCSLGWPKFWNLIPPSQTAQIPSWSLTMQSVTANTDKLLAVEPFIVIDLAKKALSASKEAALLAEKCTNLDDVVSTSLRSTCSSNFSIGEVKTVRSTRHLGRQSKNRRVPKAKDMFHEPYNARKADVQKRINEGFDPKDPLRLFLWGPETKQLLTAKEESELIAQVQDLMRLEKVKKSLQFQFGREPSMVEWADVVGLSCSVLQSQLHAGNSSREKLINANLRMVVHIAKQYQGRGLSLQDLMQEGSMGLMKSIEKFKPQVGCRFATYAYWWIRQTVRKAIFQNSRTIRLPENVYNILGKVMEAKRSYIQEGNHNPTKEELAKRTGITIDKLERLFFMARMPLSMQQTVWADQDTTFQEITADAEIEIPDVSAAKQLMRQHVRGLLNILNLKERQIIRLRYGIEDGKQKSLSEIGNVFGLSKERVRQLESRALYKLKQCLGSHGLEAYADLLV
- the LOC110646633 gene encoding RNA polymerase sigma factor sigF, chloroplastic isoform X1; this encodes MDAGRTLLSSTPSFPRRTHLKNCVFSPVPAVTPVPTTSIARNFPTSVLLQEQRDEFRRLLNIVKEDRISQTTVDRRQMEIGTSVHEGNSALDQLVLESKYCSLGWPKFWNLIPPSQTAQIPSWSLTMQSVTANTDKLLAVEPFIVIDLAKKALSASKEAALLAEKCTNLDDVVSTSLRSTCSSNFSIGEVKTVRSTRHLGRQSKNRRVPKAKDMFHEPYNARKADVQKRINEGFDPKDPLRLFLWGPETKQLLTAKEESELIAQVQDLMRLEKVKKSLQFQFGREPSMVEWADVVGLSCSVLQSQLHAGNSSREKLINANLRMVVHIAKQYQGRGLSLQDLMQEGSMGLMKSIEKFKPQVGCRFATYAYWWIRQTVRKAIFQNSRTIRLPENVYNILGKVMEAKRSYIQEGNHNPTKEELAKRTGITIDKLERLFFMARMPLSMQQTVWADQDTTFQEITADAEIEIPDVSAAKQLMRQHVRGLLNILNLKERQIIRLRYGIEDGKQKSLSEIGNVFGLSKERVRQLESRALYKLKQCLGSHGLEAYADLLV
- the LOC131178797 gene encoding uncharacterized protein LOC131178797, whose translation is MIHVKVTTNQGLSEFSMPLSATIFQVKQKINESFPNYIVGSEEVLFYNGQVLDDDRSLESYNFRDLVSLNLDVTLQQPKFYILAKSFNKETVMKVKPTTTVSHLKDKIERKWGIFKDDLILAHNHEAMKDDFPLSYYNVHANSIIEVVTQYLSR
- the LOC110646634 gene encoding 50S ribosomal protein L3-2, mitochondrial — translated: MREKGGMKRHLWFKGMPASHGASLSYRSIGSTGQRDAPGKVLEGKKMPGRMGGNQITVKNVWVYKIHPARNLMWVRGQVPGAEGNFVFIKDAVYKKPDISSLPFPTYFAAEDEDT